The following proteins are co-located in the [Pasteurella] mairii genome:
- the ubiD gene encoding 3-octaprenyl-4-hydroxybenzoate carboxy-lyase, translating to MGEITMKYKNLRDFIALLEERGELKRISQEIDPYLEMTEISDRTLRAGGPALLFENPKGFDMPVLCNLFGTPKRVAMGMGQEDVSALRDVGKLLAFLKEPEPPKGFKDLWSTLPQYKQVLNMPTKVLSKADCQQQVLSGDEVDLYKLPIMQCWKDDVAPLVTWGLTITKGPHKKRQNLGIYRQQLIGKNKLIMRWLSHRGGALDFQDWKQTHPGQPFPVSVALGADPATILGAVTPVPDSLSEYAFAGLLRGNKTEVVKSVSNELEVPASAEIVLEGYIDPQETALEGPYGDHTGYYNEQDYFPVFTVTHMTMRRDPIYHSTYTGRPPDEPAVLGEALNEVFIPILQKQFPEIVDFYLPPEGCSYRLAIVTMKKQYVGHAKRVMMGVWSFLRQFMYTKFVIVCDDDVNARDWKDVIWAITTRCDPARDTTLVENTPIDYLDFASPVAGLGSKMGIDATNKWAGETRREWGVPITKDPAVTQKIDEIWDSLGIFPA from the coding sequence AAATATAAAAATTTACGTGATTTTATCGCGTTGTTAGAAGAACGCGGGGAACTCAAGCGGATTAGCCAAGAAATTGATCCTTATTTAGAAATGACGGAAATTTCCGACCGCACTTTGCGTGCGGGTGGACCGGCATTATTGTTTGAAAATCCGAAAGGATTTGATATGCCAGTGTTGTGCAATTTATTCGGCACGCCAAAACGGGTGGCAATGGGCATGGGGCAAGAAGACGTTAGTGCATTGCGTGATGTGGGCAAATTATTGGCATTTTTAAAAGAGCCGGAGCCGCCGAAAGGCTTTAAAGATTTGTGGTCTACGTTGCCACAATATAAACAAGTACTCAATATGCCGACTAAAGTGTTGTCGAAAGCCGATTGTCAGCAACAGGTTTTGTCCGGTGACGAGGTGGATTTGTACAAATTGCCGATTATGCAATGTTGGAAGGATGACGTTGCTCCATTGGTCACTTGGGGATTGACGATCACCAAAGGACCGCATAAAAAGCGGCAAAATTTAGGGATCTATCGTCAACAATTGATCGGCAAAAATAAACTAATTATGCGTTGGTTGTCTCATCGCGGCGGTGCCTTGGATTTTCAAGATTGGAAACAAACTCATCCGGGGCAACCGTTTCCTGTGTCAGTGGCATTGGGCGCGGATCCGGCGACCATTTTAGGTGCGGTGACGCCGGTGCCGGATAGTTTGTCGGAATATGCTTTTGCCGGATTATTGCGCGGCAATAAAACGGAGGTAGTGAAATCGGTGAGCAATGAGTTGGAAGTGCCGGCGAGTGCGGAAATTGTGCTGGAAGGTTATATTGATCCGCAAGAAACCGCGTTGGAAGGCCCTTATGGCGATCATACCGGTTATTATAACGAACAGGATTATTTTCCGGTGTTTACCGTAACGCATATGACTATGCGTCGAGATCCAATTTATCATTCCACTTACACCGGACGTCCGCCTGATGAACCGGCGGTCTTGGGCGAGGCGTTAAATGAGGTGTTTATTCCGATTTTGCAAAAGCAATTTCCGGAAATTGTCGATTTTTACTTGCCGCCGGAGGGCTGTTCTTATCGGCTTGCTATTGTGACCATGAAAAAACAATATGTGGGTCATGCGAAGCGCGTGATGATGGGCGTTTGGTCGTTTTTACGCCAATTTATGTACACTAAATTTGTGATTGTGTGTGATGATGACGTGAATGCGCGCGATTGGAAAGATGTGATTTGGGCGATTACGACCCGCTGCGATCCGGCGCGTGATACTACGTTGGTGGAAAATACGCCGATTGATTATTTGGACTTTGCTTCGCCGGTGGCGGGGTTAGGTTCGAAAATGGGCATTGATGCGACCAATAAATGGGCGGGTGAAACGCGGCGGGAATGGGGCGTGCCGATTACCAAAGATCCGGCGGTTACCCAAAAAATTGACGAAATTTGGGACAGCCTAGGCATTTTCCCAGCTTAA